In Erwinia sp. SLM-02, the genomic window CACGTTGATCACCACCTGAACCTCTTTGCTGAAGCGGGAATCGGTGGCGTGGGTCAGCAGAATGGTGGGGATCCCCAGCCTTTTCGCCTCGCGCAGCGTCGTCAGCCCTTCCCGGTGGGCCGACTTCTGCGCCATCATCACCAGCACGTCACCGCGCTGCAGATTGATCAGCTGTTCGGCCAGCATCACCCCGGTGCGGTTAAGCGCGGTGCCGGGAATGCCGTTGCGGCTGAACAGGCGTGCGGCGTATTCGGCCAGGATGCTGGAGGCACCGATGCCGAAAATCGCCACCTGCCGCGCCTCCGCCAGCAGCGCCACCGCCCGGGACATGGCGGCACGGTTATGGGGTTCAGACAGCACTTCACAGGCGCGCTGGTGCCCTTCCAGAACAAAATCGATGCTGGAGTTCACGTCGCTGGCGAGCGCATTCACCGTTGAGCTCATTTTTTCCGCCGAGGAGATCCCCGGCCCGAACCAGCTTTCCATGGTCTGCTTCAGATCGCGCAGCCCGGCAAACCCCAGCGCCTGAATGGCCCGGACCACGGTGGCGTCGGAAGTCTGCGTTGCGGCGGCGATTTCCATCGCCGTATGTTCCAGCACAACCTCGCGGTTATCGTTGATGTAGCTGGCTACCGCCATCAGGCGCGGCGACAGCCCCGGACCGCGGGCGCGAAAGCGTTCACCGTAAATATCCACGCGGGTTTTGGTTTTTTGGGTCAGCAGTCTGTTCATCCCTGCCCCTTGATGAATTCATTCAGCCGCTGGCGCTGTGCGTGCAGCATGACCTCATTCAGCGGCAGATAGCCCTCTGGCGACGCGCTTTGTGCGGCCACCACCTGCTGGCCGGCATCGGACAGCGCCAGCCGCAGGAACGCCGCCAGGCGGGGTTCAGGGACGCCGCCGGGGGGCAGATCGAACCACAGCGTAACGGCACTCCCCAGCGGATAGTCCCCCGCCTGAACCGCCTGCGCGTCGGGCATAAAGTAGGCTCCTTCGCGCTGGCCTAACGGCAGCACGCGCACCCCATCACCGAATTCGGCGGCATTAAACCAACCGACGGCGCCCAGCGAGAAGGGATCGGCAGCCACCGCTTCCAGCACCGCGCGGCGGTCCGGCAGCGGTTCATAGTGGTGGGGGAACTGCCGGTTGGCGAGATGGGCGCGGCGAAAACCGCTGGCATATTTACCGTCATCGCGCAGGCCGTAGAGATGAATGCGCCGGTGCTGCCAGGCGCCACTCAGCCCCAGCTGGGACCAGCAGGTGATATCCCCCTGCGGCGTACCGGATGAAAACACCGCCGCCAGCTGCGCCATACTCAGCCCGGCCAGCGGATTATCACGATGCAGCCAGATGGCGGGCGGCGTTTTCGCCCCCGCGCGCGGGCCGTATCCGCACCAGCCCACCTGAATACCGGTCGGCGAATACCCCTTAACGTTGCGAAAAGCCGCCAGCTCCTGCGCCCAGGGCGCGCGCGACATCGGGGCCAGCAGGCAGGCATCCGCCGCCAGCGCCATGATTGCGGTAGACGACCCGGCCAGAGACAGTTGAAAGCACTGCTCCGGCCGCTCGGCGGACAGCATCGCGCACCACGGCTCGATCAGCGACGCCATGCCGTCATTGCCGGTAATGTTAAAGAATTCAGACATCAGGCTCCCTCCGCCAGATCCAGCTTTAGCCGCTCCGCCCGGGCATCCGCCGCGCTGAGCGGCAGATAACCGTCGGGCTGGGAGGCAATCATCTGCTGCCCCTGCCGCGACAGCGTAAAGCGCAGAAATTCCCGCTGCAGCGCATCCAGCCCGCCGCCGTAGCGCGTTGCCGGGTAGAACCACAGGTAGCGCCCCAGCGCGTATTCGCCCGCCGTCATCTCCGGCACGGTGCCGCTCAGCCACGGTCCACTGTCGTCAGCGGCCAGCGGCAGCGCGCGCAGCAGGGCAGTTTCCCGGCCGATGGCCGCCACGCAAATGGCCGACGGCTCCTGCTCCAGCCGCGCCAGCAGGCGATCGGTGCCGACCAGATATTCACAGTCGGCGCTGAGCGCCCGCCCGCCGAAGTGGTGCTTCTGCATATAGCTGCCGAAACCGCTGAACTGCTGGGTGGTCAGCGGCACAATGCGTCTGTCCGCCCACTCCCCCGTCAGCCCCAGCTGCCCCCAGCGGTTGAAGTCGCCAGCGGGGTGACCGGCGGTGAAGATCCGGGCCAGCTGGCTGAGGCTTATCCGCGCCAGCGGGCTGCTGTGATGCACGTATACCGCCAGCGAGGTTGCCAGATGCTGGCGGGTATCCAGCGCGGCGCACGCCACCCGAACCGCCAGCGGTTCCGCACCGCGCTGTTTGCGCCAGGGGACGCTTTCCATCGGGGTGATTTCACGCCCCATCACGCTCAGCATCGCCTTATCGTTGATGGCGAAGGCCATCGCGGTCGGGGTGCCCTTCAGCTCAATGGCAAAACGCACCTCAGGGTGATAGTGCGCGAACCCGGCGGTCAATTTTTCAAGGATATAACGCGCGTGGCCGGAGCCGCTCAGGCGCACGGCTCCGTCAGCGGTCAGCCAGCCGACGCGGGCTTCCGCCGTCAGCGGCTGCGGCAGATAGTCGGTCAGTTCCGCATCCAGCGGGCGCGGAACCCATCCGGTGCGTTCGGTTAAAGAATTCACAAATGCTCCTCAGAAGATGTCGGATTTTTGCGGCGCTGCCGCCGCTTCCAGTACATCAGCAGCCCGGTGATAAAAAACAGCGGCATGCTCAGGCTGGAGATCGTTATCGCCAACCGGCCCGGGATGCCAAACAGCGCGCCGGTATGGATCGGGTCCATATCGGTCAGAATACGTTCACCGGCAGGCAGACTGCGGTAAAGCGTCTGCCGGGTAACGTTCAGGGTGCGGGGGTTGATGCTCAGCTCATCCAGCGCGCGGGCGTGGGGTGCATCAACCGGCAGAACGCGGACGCGAATCGCTTTCCCCGGCGCGGGAATAAACAGCAGCGCCGACCGGTAGTGACTGCCGTAGCGCTGGACCACCTGCTGCCAGACGCGATCCCAGTCCGCTTCCACGGGCTTTGCCGCCGTTTTTTTCTCAGCGGGGAGCTTCTTCACCACCTCTGCCGGGGCGCTGCCGAGCAGCCACGTCACGCCCTGGCGATACCACTGCGATGACCACCACAGGCCGGAGAGCGCACTGACCAGATAAAGCACGGCCAGCCAGCTCCCCGCCACCTGGTGCAGCATGCGGTACAGGGCACGGCCGCTGAGGCGAAAGTCCGGCCGCAGCCACTCCCGCGCGCTGCGGCTGCCCGCCGTCCAGCGCAGCCACAGCCCGGAGAGGGCAAAGAAGATCAGGCTGACGGCGCTGGCACCGGTGATCGCCCGTCCGATGGCGTTATCACCGTTCGGGGAGAGGAAGCGGTGCAGGTTGCGCACCGTAGCAAAGAACACCGCGCCGGTGGCTTCCCCGAGGATTTGCCCGCTGTACGGATTAATCAGCACCCGCAGGTTGCGCTGCCCTTTACCGCGCTGAAAGGCGGCGGTCCAGGCGCGGTCTGCCTGCTGCTCAATCTGTAACGACATCAACCGCTCGCCGGGCCGCTGCTGGCGTAGCGCGGCAATCATCGCCGCCGCCGACATCGGCACGCCATCCTGCGGCGGGCTGACGGTCATCTGCGGGCTGAGCGCCTGCATAATTTCATCTTCAAAACTCATCGTCACGCCGCTCAGCGCCATAAACGACAGGCTGGCGCCGAGGGTGATCCCCAGTAGCCAGTGCAGTTTCAGCAGAATAAGGCGCGAACGCGTCATGGATTATTTCGCCACCGGCATCGGGCGCCCGGCGATATGCGACTGCACCTGCGCCACCATCAGGCTCAGCGCCGCAAAGGAGTTAGAGATCGTCTCTTCACGCGGCAGCAGGATGTAATGACCGCTGCGGCAGGCGTTCAGGAACTGGCACCAGCCGGGCATAATGGCGTTCATCGCATCCAGCTCTTCCTGCGGTTTCCCGCCGGTATCGGAACGCCAGGTATCGAAAATAAAATCGGCGTCCAGCTCCGGCAGCCGCTCGGCGCTGACCTCAATACGATCGCCGTCGGGAATGCTGTCAATCAGCGGCGGGAAGCGGAAACCGGCATCGCGCAGCACGCGGCCCAGCGCACGGTAGGTGTGATGGACGGTGATTTTGCCCTTGTTCGCCTGGATCACCGAGACGGTGATGTGCTGGGTATCCACCATCAGCTTCAGCTGTTTGATCTGCTCCTGGTAACGGCGCTCAAGGATCGCCAACTGCTTCTGGCTGCCGGTCAGCTGCGCCAGCTTGCTGTAGATGCGCGGCGCACCGCCCACCAGGTGGTCAATACTGACCGTTGGGGCAATCTTTTCCAGCTGTTCGATGGCGGTGTTGCGGCTGGGCTCGGTGATAATCAGGTCGGGCTTTGCGGCGGCGATGGCTTCAATATCCATATCGGCGGTGCCGATAAACTGGATCGATGAATTGTCGAAATCCACCCCGGTCAGCAGCCCGCTGGAGCGCAGGAAGTGCGAACCGTCCGCCCGCGTGCGCCCATGGCTGGCCACCGGCGGCACGCCCAGCTCAATCAGGGGGATGGTAATATCCAGATCGTGCAGCGAAACAATGCGCTGCGGATGCAGCGGCACGGTGACGGTACGGCCCAGATCGTCGGTGAACTGCTGCGTTGGTTCGGCAGCGGTGGCGCTCAGGCAGGTCAGGAATAACAGGGAAATTAGCAGGCGCATAGCCATCCTCAGGGTTTTACAGCGCGTCACGACGACGCCACAGCAGCAGAAGAAAGAACGGACCGCCCACCAGCGCCATCACAATACCCGCCGGAATTTGCAGCGGGGCGAAGGCCAGCCGCCCGATGGAGTCCGTCAGCAGAACCAGCAGTGCGCCCAGCAGCGCGCTGCCGCTGAGCAGTGCCACCTGGCCGCCGCGCAGCAGAAAGCGGGCCATGTGCGGCGCAATCAGCCCGACAAAGCCCAGACTGCCGACGCAGGACACGCTGGCCGCGGTCAGCAATACCGGGGCGCAGAAGCGCACCAGCGACAGCCGCCGGAGGCGAACACCCAGCCCGGTGGCGGACTGGTCGCCGAGCAGCGCCACGTCCGATGCCCGGGCGGTCAGAAACAGGATCAGCGCCCCCGGCAGCGCCCAGCAGAACGCCACCGCCAGCAGCGACCAGGTGGCGGAGTGCAGGCTGCCCGCCATCCACACCAGCGCGGTCTGCACGTCGCGCACGTCGGCGGTGGTCATAAACACCCCGATCCCGGCGGCAAATGCCCAGGACACGCCGATGCCGATCAGAATAAAGCGCGGCCTTGAGAAATCGCGCGCCAGCAGCACCACGATCAGCGCCACCAGCAGCCCACCCGCCATACCGGCCAGCGGCCGCCACAGCAGGCTGAGCGCGGGAAACAGCAGGATCAGCACCAGCACGACGGCGCTGGTCCCTTCCTTGACGCCGATCAGCCCCGGATCGGCCAGCCCGTTGCGGGTGATCGACTGCATTGCCGCTCCGGCCATTCCCAGCATCGCCCCGCTCAGCAGCGCCATCAGCAGGCGCGGCAGGCGAATATCCCAGACGATATAGTGCTGCTGCGCAGTGAGCTGCTGCGGGTAAAACAGCGCCCGGCCGATGTCCGAAGCGGGAACGGGCAGCGTGCCCTGCGTCAGGCCGAACAGCGCCAGCAGCAGCGCAACCGCGGCCAGCAGCACGCCCGTCGCCAGCAGGCGCGGGCGCAGCAGCCGCGTGAACGGCCCCAGCCTGAGCCGCCGAAAGCCCGGTCGTTGCGCGGCTTTTTTCATTTGAAGTACCTGGCAGCGATAAAGATAAATACCGGCGCACCGACCAGGGCGGTCATCACCCCGGTCGCCAGCTCCTGGGGCGCGATCAGCACGCGGGCCACCAGATCGGCCAGCAGCAGCAGCAGCGCCCCGCCCAGCGCGGACAGCGGCACCGCCAGGCGGATATCGTCGGTCATCAGCCGCCGCACGACGTGCGGCACCACCAGCCCGATAAAGCCGATGGG contains:
- a CDS encoding MurR/RpiR family transcriptional regulator, whose translation is MNRLLTQKTKTRVDIYGERFRARGPGLSPRLMAVASYINDNREVVLEHTAMEIAAATQTSDATVVRAIQALGFAGLRDLKQTMESWFGPGISSAEKMSSTVNALASDVNSSIDFVLEGHQRACEVLSEPHNRAAMSRAVALLAEARQVAIFGIGASSILAEYAARLFSRNGIPGTALNRTGVMLAEQLINLQRGDVLVMMAQKSAHREGLTTLREAKRLGIPTILLTHATDSRFSKEVQVVINVPRGGENGKVPLHGTVLVCLEMIILSVASTAPQRTIKSMKRIQELYRAIGKSGAKKA
- a CDS encoding PstS family phosphate ABC transporter substrate-binding protein encodes the protein MSEFFNITGNDGMASLIEPWCAMLSAERPEQCFQLSLAGSSTAIMALAADACLLAPMSRAPWAQELAAFRNVKGYSPTGIQVGWCGYGPRAGAKTPPAIWLHRDNPLAGLSMAQLAAVFSSGTPQGDITCWSQLGLSGAWQHRRIHLYGLRDDGKYASGFRRAHLANRQFPHHYEPLPDRRAVLEAVAADPFSLGAVGWFNAAEFGDGVRVLPLGQREGAYFMPDAQAVQAGDYPLGSAVTLWFDLPPGGVPEPRLAAFLRLALSDAGQQVVAAQSASPEGYLPLNEVMLHAQRQRLNEFIKGQG
- a CDS encoding PepSY-associated TM helix domain-containing protein — its product is MTRSRLILLKLHWLLGITLGASLSFMALSGVTMSFEDEIMQALSPQMTVSPPQDGVPMSAAAMIAALRQQRPGERLMSLQIEQQADRAWTAAFQRGKGQRNLRVLINPYSGQILGEATGAVFFATVRNLHRFLSPNGDNAIGRAITGASAVSLIFFALSGLWLRWTAGSRSAREWLRPDFRLSGRALYRMLHQVAGSWLAVLYLVSALSGLWWSSQWYRQGVTWLLGSAPAEVVKKLPAEKKTAAKPVEADWDRVWQQVVQRYGSHYRSALLFIPAPGKAIRVRVLPVDAPHARALDELSINPRTLNVTRQTLYRSLPAGERILTDMDPIHTGALFGIPGRLAITISSLSMPLFFITGLLMYWKRRQRRKNPTSSEEHL
- a CDS encoding FecCD family ABC transporter permease; amino-acid sequence: MKKAAQRPGFRRLRLGPFTRLLRPRLLATGVLLAAVALLLALFGLTQGTLPVPASDIGRALFYPQQLTAQQHYIVWDIRLPRLLMALLSGAMLGMAGAAMQSITRNGLADPGLIGVKEGTSAVVLVLILLFPALSLLWRPLAGMAGGLLVALIVVLLARDFSRPRFILIGIGVSWAFAAGIGVFMTTADVRDVQTALVWMAGSLHSATWSLLAVAFCWALPGALILFLTARASDVALLGDQSATGLGVRLRRLSLVRFCAPVLLTAASVSCVGSLGFVGLIAPHMARFLLRGGQVALLSGSALLGALLVLLTDSIGRLAFAPLQIPAGIVMALVGGPFFLLLLWRRRDAL
- a CDS encoding iron-siderophore ABC transporter substrate-binding protein; translated protein: MRLLISLLFLTCLSATAAEPTQQFTDDLGRTVTVPLHPQRIVSLHDLDITIPLIELGVPPVASHGRTRADGSHFLRSSGLLTGVDFDNSSIQFIGTADMDIEAIAAAKPDLIITEPSRNTAIEQLEKIAPTVSIDHLVGGAPRIYSKLAQLTGSQKQLAILERRYQEQIKQLKLMVDTQHITVSVIQANKGKITVHHTYRALGRVLRDAGFRFPPLIDSIPDGDRIEVSAERLPELDADFIFDTWRSDTGGKPQEELDAMNAIMPGWCQFLNACRSGHYILLPREETISNSFAALSLMVAQVQSHIAGRPMPVAK